Proteins from a genomic interval of Apium graveolens cultivar Ventura unplaced genomic scaffold, ASM990537v1 ctg6836, whole genome shotgun sequence:
- the LOC141703602 gene encoding auxin efflux carrier component 5-like — MHSCNMLWLHFEMPSIMEECILIVSKAAVGTYMFCLGLFMAINKKIDENWSIGVPITGILWRFIMGPICWGLACLYLGLDGEVLKATIIQATLPPAYLSFYYAQEYRIDIDCISHG; from the exons ATGCACTCCTGCAACATGCTTTG GTTGCATTTTGAGATGCCAAGCATTATGGAGGAATGTATTTTGATTGTGTCGAAAGCAGCTGTGGGCACTTACATGTTCTGCTTGG GTTTATTCATGGCAATTAATAAAAAGATAGATGAAAATTGGTCGATTGGAGTCCCTATTACCGGCATCCTTTGGAGGTTTATCATGGGACCAATTTGTTGGGGCCTTGCCTGTCTTTATTTAGGATTAGATGGTGAAGTGTTAAAGGCAACAATAATCCAG GCGACACTTCCTCCAGCATATTTATCTTTCTATTATGCTCAAGAATATAGAATAGATATCGATTGCATTAGCCATGGGTAA